The following nucleotide sequence is from Halobacillus mangrovi.
CTTCCCCCAAAGAGTGCCCAGTTCATTTATGATTCAATCCAATCCACTGAAAAAACCCTCCACTTTCTGCCTCAATCCAAGCATATGGTCTGCCACGGTCCCGAGCAGTCAGACTTGCTGCATCTTGTTTGTGAGTTTTTAGAAGTGGATCAAACACTTAGCAGCTGAATTCTAAGAAACCGGCACTTATCCTTTAAGGGTAAGCGCCGGTTTCTTTTTTTAATAAGCCCCTTGGGAGTACGTAAACTCATAACTATGCGTGTAAATTTCAAAGATATTTCCGAAAGGATCTTCAACATACACCATCTTATATGGTTTCTCACCCGGATAGTATTCTCGAATCGGCATGCGCTGTTTTCCACCATGTTGTTTAACCTTCTCAACCATCCCCTCGATATCGGGGTCTTGAATACAGAAGTGGAAGATTCCTGTTTTCCAGTATTCAAAGTTATTTTCAGGTTGTTCATTATGTGGAAATTCAAACAGTTCAATTCCGATTTTATCTCCTGTCGCTAAGTGAGCAATGCGGAAAGTTTCCCAGTCATCCCCAAATACGTCCCGGCACATTTGTCCGACTGGCGTATCATCGTTCTCCACTTCGGATGGCTCCATTATTGTATACCAACCGAATACCTCCGTGTAAAATTTCACTGCTGCGTCTAAATCAGGGACAGATAGTCCAATATGAGAAAAAGCTCTTGGATATGGTATCATCGTTTTATTCCTCCTAGATAGGATTTGACTTCATTATAAAGATGAAGTGCTCTCCATGTAAGAATGCACTTTTTTGTGAGAAACTATCTTAGAGGTAAGAAAGGACGGATTAATCATGAGTACACCTACAGATGAACATGGTAAACTGAAGTGCTCAATTGAATATACATTGAAAAAAATCGGAGGAAAATGGAAGACGGTAATTTTGTGGCACTTAGGTATAGATGGGACACTAAGATATAACGAAATCAGAAGACTGCTTCCCGGTGTTACCCATAAAGTGCTGACCCAGCAGCTAAAAGAACTAGAAGAAGATGGACTTGTAAGCCGAAAACAGTATGAGACGATCCCGCCAAAAGTTGAATATTCGATGACGGCTAAAGGAGAGACGTTAATGCCAATACTTGAATTGATGCATGAGTGGGGATCCGACCATCAGGAAAATGTATAAATCATAGAAAAAAGCCGTGATGGATTACAAAACCAAACACGGCTTTTCTATGTACACTCTCAAAAGGCGATTTGACCAAGCTAAAAATTAAAACTGGTTACCTATCAATTGGGCAAAATAATTAGTGGTGAATCTCTAAGAAATGCTCCAATGGGTGCCATTTCCCTTCCACTCACTATCATTACTAGTTCCATTTCATATCTGTTTCTGTCATCCACAAATCTACTTCTTCCAACCGAGTCAGACGCCTCGTATATTTCTTTCTCTTGAAAATAAAGAGATCATTTCTAAAAAAATAGTAGAATTAAAAACAGGATTCGTTAGAAAATGATGTCATCTATGTTGTCTCCGTGTTTGAGCAACAGTCGGGGGAAACTAGCAGCTCCTCTGTTGGTGGTTACGGATCAAACGAATTTGTCCGCGGTGATTCAGCTCATCCTCAAACACATGGAACCAGCGGAAGTAATTATTGGCTTTATGATTGGGGCCAAATGGAGAAATCTCATCCAACCACGCATCATCTTTTTCTTTAAAACGTCTTTGCATTTCTTCACGTACCTGCTGAAGCTGATTTAGATAAAAATCAAGCTCTCTGCCATGCATGACCTCATGGGCTTTTTCACCGAGCGTTAGACCAAGTTCAATTTTATGTAACTCTTCTTCATTTGGGTCTCGACCTTCAAACGTGATGATTTGATAGACTTCCTCGACACAGGCCATATGGTGCAAAAGGCACCCGATAGAATTCCCTTGCCCATTCACACGATAATCCAGCTGAGAAATCGTTAGCGCCTGGACCGCTTCGATCGTTGTCATTCTTGTATATTCCATCATCGAAAGTACACGGCCTATATTCGGTGTGTACCCCTCTTTTGACTGGATGATAAACTTTTCATGATCAGTAAATGGCATAGACATCCTCCCCCTTATTTTAAAATTTTCCATAACCTAGCATTTCACAATTTCCATTATTTCACAACTACATTTTCTAAAACACTCAATAACTTTTGTTTTCAGGAATAAGGATGACATTTCCTGTAATTTCAACGAGCATTCTATTGAAAAAGAATAGAGACTATGGTTTTATAGTATAGGAAATCAACCTTGTCAGAAGGTTATTAATACGCATATAAAACCATCTACTAATGAATACGTTTTATCAATATAATAGATTCATTAAATGCTCGTTGTAATTAGAGAATCACCATCTTGATAAGGGAATATGGGTACATTACACAGGAGGAAGCCACATGGGGAAACAGGCAGAGTTGATAGGTGAAAAAATTGTTAACAATCGATTCGAGATTACTACACTCGCTTTGGATTTGAGAATGGAAGAAGATCCGGACCTTGTTAAAAAGATAAAATCCAGAAAGTATCTCTCTCTCACTGAGCAAGAAGCACAAGAGTTTGGCAGTACCATCGTTAAATATTTGGGAGAAGCTGTATATGGTGATGAAAAGCTCTATTTTGACCTTATTACAGAATGGAGTAAAAAAGCGGGAGAAATCGCTGTATTGGAAAATATCCCTCTTGAAGAATCCCTGGATGGACTGCGTTTTTTCAGGAAAGCCATTCTAAAAACAATTAAGCAGGAAGCTGATCAGTCTTCGATTACCATTGATGAAGTTATTGACGCAATCTCCATCATTGATCCTCTCATAGACCGGTGCATTTATAGTTACAGCCGCGTCTATTTGGATGAGCATAAGAATGAAATGACTAAAGCCTATGCCAATATCCAAGAACTGCTTATGCCTATTGTTCCAATTACAAACGGCATCGCTGTTCTTCCTATCATCGGCGAAATGAATGAAGAGCGATCTCAATACATCCTTGAGAAAACATTAGAGGAAAGTAAACGGCTGCAGTTAAGCCATTTAATTATTGACCTTTCTGGTATAGCCATCATTGATACGATGGTAGCACATAATTTAAATTCCATATTTAACGCGTTGAAATTGCTTGGTGTACAGCCTATCTTGACAGGAATGCGTGCCGAACTCACTCAAACTGTGATATCTCTAGGTATTAACTTCAAAGCCATCGCTACGTTCAGAAGCTTGCAAATGGCCTTGGAATCAATTGGTTTTGTACAGGATCCAGCTTTTATCAGATTTTAATTCTTTCTAATAGAACCACTCCAAATAATAGAAGAAGCTGAAAGATAAGACTTTCAGCTTCTTTACTAACTAAAACAAGTTTGGATTTATCATCTCCGGAATATAGAACGCGACTCCTGGAATAAAGGCCACGACCAGTAATACAACAACGACTACTGTAATATAAGGAACAACCGATTTAAATGATCGCTCAATAGGAAGCTTTCCTATTTTAGCGGCAAGTAATAAACACAGACCATATGGTGGTGTAACCAGACCGACAGCAAGTGTCATGATTGTAACGATTCCCAATAGTATTGGACTGATATCAAAGCTTAGTGCCACCGGTAAAATCACTGGAATGAATAGAATCATAGCCGGAATCGCATCCATGAATGTCCCTACAAACAGGAAGAATGCAATGATAATCAGTAAGAAGATCCATTTGCTGTCGATATTGTTTGCGAAAAATTGCTCAGCCCATGCTGAAAGCTGGTAATAACTCATCAATTCACCAAGAGCGTTAGCCGCAGCTAGTGCAAAGAGAGATAAAGAGCTAAGCGTCAATGTATCTACGAAAATCTTAGGAAAGTCTTTCACTTTCAATGTTTTATAGTAGAACATTCCGACAATGACCGTATAAAGCGATGCAAAGGCTGCTGCTTCTGTGGCTGTAAAAATCCCTGTAATGATACCACCGATTAAGATGACAGGTGTCATTAAAGCTGGAATGGCATCTAAGAATTGCTTAAAGAAGTTTTTCAAAGACGCTTTCTGATAGGTTGGGTAGCCTTTTTTTAAAGCAAGATAATAAACGATGGCCATCATACTTAATCCAACGAGAACTCCAGGGATAATTCCAACTAAGAATAACGCTCCAACCGATACGTTCGTCAGCCCTGCATAGATGATCATAGGTATACTTGGCGGGATAATAACGCCAATGGTAGATGAAGCTGCTGTGATGCCAACCGCTGTTCCCGTATCATATCCCTGTTTTTTCATATTCGGTATTAAAATTTTCCCTACCCCTGCTGTATCCGCTTGAGATGCGCCTGATACACCGGCAAACAACATCGAAACAAGGATGTTTGCGTGCGCCAGTCCACCTCGAATATGTCCAACAATAGACAACGAAAAGTCGATCAGCTTTTGTGAAATCTGTCCACTGTTCATTAAGTTTGCAGCAAGGATGAAAAGCGGGACGGCTAATAGAACGAAGGAGTCCAATCCATTTAGCATTTTAACCGGGACCGTGACTTCCGGAATGTATGGCACATTAATAATTCCAATCATAGCTACTATACCGATGACAAAAGCAATCGGAATGCCAATGAGCATTAGTAGTATAAATAAACCGACTAGAATAGGACCAATCATTCTGCAACCTCCTTCGTATTGAAATTTCGGACGTTTCTATAAATGTGAGCCAACGTATAAATTACCATTGTGCCCCCCATGATAGGAACAGATATCCAAACATATCCCATTTTCAATTGCGGCAGGGAAACCCAATTGTAGTTCCAGAAACTCTGAACGGCTTCTATGCCAAAGTAAAAGATTGCAAAACTAAATACGAGTAGAATAATATCATTAATCAAATAGAGACTGTCTTTACCCTTTCCTTTCAGCTTCTTCAAAAGGAAGTCGAATTGAAAGTGTTCTCTTCTATTCAGCATGACAGATGCTCCCATAAACACAGACCAAATAAACGAATAGGTAGCCACTTCCTCTGTCCAAACAGCAGATACCCCCATGAATCTAGTAACAACTTGTATGACAATCGTTATAAAGAAAGTCAAAAGAAATAGAACACCGATCGTCAATTGTATTTTTTCGAGTAGTTTAATCAACATGCTCGTACAACCTCCTCTTCAAGAAGATGAAAGGGAAGGACACACGGTTTAGGGCGTGTCCTCGCCATACCTTCTGATTATTTCATTTCTCTGATCTTCTCTAGCATATCTGTTACACCGACTTCTTCAGCTGTTTTATCCTGGATTGGTTTTGCTAGGTCGATGAACGGCTGACGGTCAATTTGATTGACTTCTGCTCCTTCGTCAATCGCTTTTTGCTTGTACTCTTCTTCTTGAGTGTAAAGCGCTTCGCGTTCCTTCTTCACAGCCGCTTTTGCTGCATCCATGACTGCTTGCTTCTGCTCTTCAGTATAAGAGTCGAATTTTTTACCATTAATCAAAAGGAAACGAGTCGTGTAATCATGGCCAGTTTCAGTGATGTATTTTCCGTTTTCAGTCTTGTGGTGGTTTTGCTGGACAAAGTAAGGATAAGCATTTTCAGCTGCGTCAACTACCCCTTGTTGAAGAGCTTGATACAGTTCGCCCCAGGCTACAGATGTTGGTACAGCTCCTGTTTCTTCCCAATAGTTAGCTACCGCTCCAGATGTCTGAGTACGATACTTCAATCCTTCAATGTCTTCAAGAGAATTTAAAGGCTTCTTACCATAATAATGGCGCACACCTGCTGTCCAGTATCCTAACAATTTGAAGTCATTGTTAGATTTTTTGTTAATGATATCGGCCATTTGATTACCAATCTCACCGTCAACGACTTTTTCCCAGTGATCATAGCTGTCAAAAACGTATGGTAGCGCAAATAAATCAATTTCCTTAATTCCAGTTTTGGACATGAAACCAGGTGATACAAGCACCACGTCTGCCCCACCAAGCTTCAGCTTCTCAACAAGTTCCGACTCACTCGTTCCAAGGGTTCCTGCATGCACTTCAACTTCAATGTTTGCATCAGAACTCTCAGCAGCTTTTTTGAATTCTTCCATCCCAATCTGGTAAGGGTTTTCAGGTGACGTTTGGTTATGCGCAGCAACGATTTTAATCTTCCCTCCATCACCGGACTGACCGTTTGCTTCTTCTCCATTTCCTCCACATGCTGCAAGGACGAGGCTCATCATTCCAACTACGAATAAAGCGATTGTCTTTTTCAAAACAAGTTCCTCCTTTAAAAATTTAATTGAATCCGCTTCCAATTTATCCAATCGAAGCTGGTATTAAAGAGATTTTTTTCGTGAAATCCTTAGCTCGTTGCTCTAAATGATGAAAATCCGTGTCCGTCTTCAATTCTTTAACATTAACAAGTTGGCTTCCGATTCCGACCACTTCTGCTCCATGGTTAAAGTAGTCCATCATATTATTGAATGTGATCCCACCTGTTGCCATCAATGAAATATGTGGGAGCGGGCCATGGATATTCTTGATGTAATCTGGTCCCAGAGTGTTTGCTGGAAATACTTTCACCATAGAGGCACCTGCCTCGTAAGCTGTCACCATTTCTGTCGGTGTAAAAGCACCCGGAATACAAGGAATTCCATAACGGGCTGACAACTGGATGGTTTCAACTTTTAACGTTGGGGATACGATAAATTCAGCACCTGCTGAAATCATTTGCCTGGCTGTTTCTGGATCGAGAACCGTGCCGGCACCGAGGATTAGCCTGTCACCAAGTTTCTGATTCACAAGTTTGATCAAGTTAGAAGCATTTGGAGTCTCGGCTGTTATTTCAACAGCCTGGATGCCTCCACGAACTAAAGCTTCACATATTGGCAAAATATTATCTTCATTCGTTTTGCGAATAACCGGAATGATTTTCGCTTGTTTAATCTTCTCTAATGTGCTCATTCAACTGTCTCCTTCCTACTCCAAATTCGCATGCCGACTTGTCATTTCTTCATACGATGCTTCGTTGGTTTGCTCTAAGGTATAGATAATGATGCTATCGAGCAGAAGGTGGACCGATTGATCAAATTGATTTCCAAGCGGCTGTATCGTTTCTGGCTCCTCCAGCCTACGTTTCTTTGTTGCTGCTGGGACGACTAGAAGCTGATCACTTACTTCTGCGATTTTAGATTGTGCGTTCGTGGTGACTAAGGCCACTTCCGCACCTGCTTCTTTTGCACTTACTGCATAATGGGACAGTGAATTTGTTGAGCCTGAGCCAGAGATGACAACTAACAAGTCGTCTTTTTCAATATTCGGCGTGATTGTTTCTCCAATAACAAACACCTGGTACCCCCCGTGCATCAATCTCATCGCAAACGCTTTTCCCATTAAACCTGAACGGCCTTCACCTGCAATAAAGATTCGACTGGCATGTTGAATAGCTTTAGAAAAAGATTCGGCTTCACCCTCGTTTACTTGGCTAAGCACCTGAGATACTTCATATGACACCGTGTGAATCGTCTGCTTCATACTCGTTCATCCTTTCCTTCATCCTTATAGCGGTTTGTTTAGGGTTAGAGGATTTTGTGATGGCGCTTCCAACAATGACTGCATCTGGTTGATGGGTTAAAATATTTGAGAGGATATCTTCATTTATGCCTCCTGCAACGGCAACATCAAGGTCTGGATAATCCTTTGTCAATTGAAACGCACTAACGTCAAAACCACCTTGTTCCTGCATGTCTTTTCCAAAATGGAGACTGACTAAATCGACGCCTAGGTTCGCCAATTCATGAATTCGTAGCTGGTCCTGAACTCCTAAAAGGTCGACCATTATGCGTCCGCTGAATTTTCTGGCTACTTTTAACGTATCTGAAATGGTTTGATCAGCTGAAAAAGCCATCACTGTTGTAATGTCTGCCCCTGCTTCAAAAGCTTGAGCCGCTTCGTGCCTACCAGCATCACATGTCTTCATGTCAGCAACAATGGTGCAAGATGGATAAGCTATACGGATTTTTCTAATGATTTCCATTCCATACTCTTTGATTACTCCAGTACCGACTTCAATCCAATCGATAGATTCGTAGGTTTCTTCAATCAAATGCAGGCAAGTTTCTTCATCAAGCCTGTCAAGCGCCAATTGAAGATTCATAGGATCCTCACCTTTCGACGTATTCTTTTTCACCTAACTTCACTTGTACATCTTCAAGCTCAGGCAGTCCTTCATTATCGCCGTATACACTCACAACCATAGAACCTATGGTGTTGGCAAAATGAAGCGTTCTCTTTAAAGACCACTTATTTAACAGACCATAAACAAATCCTGCATCAAAACCATCACCAGCTCCTACCGTATCAACAACTTTAGAAGGAGGAACAGCTGGCATCGAAAGGGTTTGTCCGTCGTGATGGGCAATAGCCCCTTCAGCACCTTTTTTAACAGCTACGCTTAGGATTCCAAACCGTTTACAAGCCTGAATAATTTTTTCAGGTTCGTTTTCTCCTAAGAGTATATCTGCCTCTTCTGTTCCTGTGAGCATAATGTCGATGTAAGGTAACAACTGAGTCAGCCAATAGTTCGCTTCTTCTTTGCTCCAAAGCTTCAATCGAATGTTTGGGTCGAACGAGATGAGAGCGCCTTGGTCTTTGGCAATGGTTATCGCGCGTTTCATGAGATTTATATTTTTTTCAGGACTTATGGCAGCGAATACACCTGTAACATGGAAAAGGCGTACATTTCGAAAAGCTTGTGAATCAACCGTGTGTTCTGTAAGTGTCTCTGTCGGGGATTTTTCCCGGTAATAAAAAGTCCTGCCGCTCCCGTCTTCTAAAATTTCTTTAAAGTTTAACGAGGTAGAATAGTTATCCATCAACTTCACAGAAGAAACATCAATTCCCTCTCCTCTTGCAAAATTACGGATGTATTTCCCAAACTCATCATTTCCTAGGCGACTTACCCATCCAGTCTTTAGTCCAAGCCTGGCACAGCCAATAGCAAAATTGAATTCTGCACCTCCTGCTTTCCTCTCAAAAGATGTAGAATATCTCATTGGACCGTTGTGAGATGGATCGAATGTGATCATCGCATCTCCCATCGTCATAACATCCTTCATCAATGACCCTCCTTCTACGATTAAACAGAATCTCGCACCATCAATTTCGGTTCAAAACGAAAGTCCGGACGATCATCCTTTATCTTCTTTTTGCTGATCTTATCGAGTAAAACTTCTGCTGCCATTTTCCCCATTTTGAAAGTAGGCTGAGCGACTGTGGTTATCGCTGGTGTGTAGAAGCTTGCGAATGATACATCATCAATACCAATGACCGCGAGCTCTTCAGGGATGCGAATATGATTTTGTTTTACGTACTTTAATACTTCTATTAATACGAGATCGTTTCCAGCTACAATGGCTTCTGGTGGTGTATCGAGATTTAGCAGTTCGTTAAGCCTATCCTGAATTTCCGATGGCTCAGCACTCTTAACGTAATTTTCATTTAATTGTAACCCGTGCTTACGAATTGCTTCTTCGTATCCCTGAATACGTTCAAGCCTCGGTGTAATGTGATTAATGATTGACGTAGTGATTATACCGATCTTTTCATAACCTTTTTGCACTAGGTGGTCGACCGCTAACTGTGATGCCTTCTCGTTATCTAGCAGGACCGCTGATACCGGTATGTCTTGAACGGAACGGTCGAGAAAAACAACTGGATACTGATCATCAAGCATGCGCTGATAAAGTTCTCGGTTGTTACCCGTGGGAAAAATAATTAGTCCATCCACTTGCTTTGCCCGTAACATTTCAATATAATGTTTTTCTTTATCGGGATCATCGTCCGCATTACAGATGATTGTGTGAAAATCAGATCCATTGCAAAAATCTTCTATCGCCCTTGTAACCTCTGTTGTGAAGGTGTGCAAGATATTGGCGACGATCACGCCGATCGTTTTTGTAGATTTTTGTTTCAAGCTGCGGGCAACAATGTTCGGCTGGTAACCAAGTTCTTCAATCGCTGCCTTCACTTTTTCCTTTGTTTTTTCGCCCATATAGTCATATCGTTTATTTAAGTATTGAGATACTGTGCTCTTCGAAACATTCGCTTGAGCTGCAACATCTGCAATCGTCACTTTTCTCATTTTCAAATCTCCAATATTCTGAATTTCTTTTAACTAAACCGATTTAGTAAATCGATTTAGTAACAGTATAAATGTGATGAAAGCGTTTTACAACCCAAATTTTCAAAAAGTTTTAGTTTAGTTCTAATTATCTATATCATTTACTTTTTAAGTAAAAAACACCACCCTAGCTTAGGGTGGTGTTTACCTCTTACTTTCTTCTTTTTATAGATTCGATGTATTCTTCTAATTGATCAAAAGCCCCATTAAATCCCTGTTTTAATTGATCCTGAGATTGTTCGAAAGCCTCCCTTTCTTCCTCTGTGACATAAATTGGCTCCCCTTTAAAATGAACAGTAGTCACGCCATCCTCCTCTGAAAAGGTAACCGTGTTTACCACTTCCATTGGCCAATAATCATGATACGGCCCACGGGTTAATTTGCCTTTCTCATTTAAGTAGGAATGCACGTAGGTCAGTTTTTCCGGTCCCTCTAACTCGCGATAGTTAAACTTCCCCCATACCGGACGACCTTGGTTGTCGCTCTCTTTATATTGGTAGTCGCCTCCCTTTCGAGTGAGATCCTGCTCTTTCACTTCGACCGCGTCTTCTCTAGGGGCCCACCAGTGATGCAGGTGTTCGGACTCTGTCCATGCTTCATACAGGATGTCTCTTGGGGCGTGAAACGTTCGTGTCATCGTGAATTTCTTAGGGTGATCGGACATTAGAAATCCTCCTTGTAAATGAAGTCTATTTATACCAAATCCACCTTACCATTCTCGTTGAACACCGTTTGGATGGGAGCTTGCACCATTTGAGATGATGTTTGCACCATACTCAGCGCGTCTTGCATCATTTTAGATGCACCTTACACTATTTCGGACGAGTTATGCACCCATTCCCTGTTCAACACCTTTTCACACAAAAAACTGCCGCACCTTTAAGGTACGGCAGTCTTCATGTTACGCGATCACCATTTTCTTCGAGTTGGCTAGCTTGCGGATCAAGGGAAGTTTGGATAGATCCATGTTCCCTCCACTCAAAATCACACCGCAACGCTGACTGTCAGAAGAAGCTTGCCCGCTAAGAAGACCGGCTAACGCTGTAGCGCCTGCTCCTTCAACGAGTGTCTTCTCTCTTTCCAATAACATCAGCATGGCTTTAGCGATTTCTTGCTCATCGACTGTGATGACTTGATCCACATACTTTTGGATGCAAGAAAAGGTGAGTTTCCCTTTTTCCTTCACAGCGATTCCATCAGCAATCGTAGCAACGGAAGTCAGCTTTTCAGGTCCTTTTTTATAAAGGGCATTGTAAGTGGACGGGGCTTTGGCGGATTGGACACCGATGACTCGGATATCTGGCTTCAGCTGTTTGGCTGCGAATGCCACTCCGCTGATTAGGCCGCCCCCACCGATTGGAACATATAAGGTATCGAGGTCCGGCTGCTGTTGAAGCATTTCAACAGCAATCGTTCCTTGGCCGGCCATGACGTCGTAATCGTCAAACGGGTGAAGGAAGGTTGCCCCTAAGCGTTCCTGCTCCTTCATGGCCGCCTGATAGGCTTCCTGAAAGGACTCGCCTGTGAGAACGACTCTTGCTCCATAGCCTTCTGTCGCTTCAACTTTTGCCCGTGGTGTTGCTTCCGGCATGAAGATTTTCGCTTGGATACCACGTTTTGTTGCAGCGAGAGCTACGCCCTGGGCGTGGTTGCCGGCAGAGGCAGCGATAACTCCACGCCGAGCCTCTTCATCCGTTAAGCTTTCCACTTTGTAAGAAGCACCTCTCACTTTAAATGCTCCTGTTTTTTGCTGGTTTTCCATTTTCAAGTACACGTCTTGACCGGTTTGCTGATTGAGGGTCGCCGATGTTTCTAAAGGCGTCCGGTGAATCACCTCTTGTAATTTTTCATGTGCATCCATTACTTTTGCTAGCGTTAAGAAATCCCCAACGTCTTCACTCCCTTTGAATTTGTTTTTTCGAATTGATCGATTTGATCTTCATACGTTAACGTCACAGCAATTTCATCCCAGCCATTCAACAACATTTCTTTGTGATAAGGCTGGATATCGAAGGAAACGTCTTGTTCCCCGTCAGAGATAACTTGCTGTTCCAGGTCGACGCTTAGTTCGTATGGCTGATCGCTTGCTTTTTGAATCCATTGTTCCGTTACGGACTTTGGCAGCTGGATCGGCAGGATACCGTTCTTAAAGCAGTTGCTGTAAAAAATATCAGCAAAACTCGGGGCAACTACGACGCGGAAGCCGTAATCCTGAATCGCCCACGGAGCATGCTCACGAGAAGACCCGCATCCGAAGTTTTCACCGCCTACAAGAATCGAGGCACCGTCATACATCGGATCATTCAGCGAAAAGTCTTCTCTTGGCGTCCCATCGTCATGGAAACGCCAGTTGTAGAAAAGGAATTGTCCAAATCCCTGTCGTTCAATTCGTTTCAAAAATTGCTTCGGAATAATTTGGTCTGTATCCACATTCGAGCGGTTAAG
It contains:
- a CDS encoding lactoylglutathione lyase family protein; protein product: MPYPRAFSHIGLSVPDLDAAVKFYTEVFGWYTIMEPSEVENDDTPVGQMCRDVFGDDWETFRIAHLATGDKIGIELFEFPHNEQPENNFEYWKTGIFHFCIQDPDIEGMVEKVKQHGGKQRMPIREYYPGEKPYKMVYVEDPFGNIFEIYTHSYEFTYSQGAY
- a CDS encoding winged helix-turn-helix transcriptional regulator — protein: MSTPTDEHGKLKCSIEYTLKKIGGKWKTVILWHLGIDGTLRYNEIRRLLPGVTHKVLTQQLKELEEDGLVSRKQYETIPPKVEYSMTAKGETLMPILELMHEWGSDHQENV
- a CDS encoding DinB family protein encodes the protein MPFTDHEKFIIQSKEGYTPNIGRVLSMMEYTRMTTIEAVQALTISQLDYRVNGQGNSIGCLLHHMACVEEVYQIITFEGRDPNEEELHKIELGLTLGEKAHEVMHGRELDFYLNQLQQVREEMQRRFKEKDDAWLDEISPFGPNHKANNYFRWFHVFEDELNHRGQIRLIRNHQQRSC
- a CDS encoding STAS domain-containing protein; protein product: MGKQAELIGEKIVNNRFEITTLALDLRMEEDPDLVKKIKSRKYLSLTEQEAQEFGSTIVKYLGEAVYGDEKLYFDLITEWSKKAGEIAVLENIPLEESLDGLRFFRKAILKTIKQEADQSSITIDEVIDAISIIDPLIDRCIYSYSRVYLDEHKNEMTKAYANIQELLMPIVPITNGIAVLPIIGEMNEERSQYILEKTLEESKRLQLSHLIIDLSGIAIIDTMVAHNLNSIFNALKLLGVQPILTGMRAELTQTVISLGINFKAIATFRSLQMALESIGFVQDPAFIRF
- a CDS encoding TRAP transporter large permease; the protein is MIGPILVGLFILLMLIGIPIAFVIGIVAMIGIINVPYIPEVTVPVKMLNGLDSFVLLAVPLFILAANLMNSGQISQKLIDFSLSIVGHIRGGLAHANILVSMLFAGVSGASQADTAGVGKILIPNMKKQGYDTGTAVGITAASSTIGVIIPPSIPMIIYAGLTNVSVGALFLVGIIPGVLVGLSMMAIVYYLALKKGYPTYQKASLKNFFKQFLDAIPALMTPVILIGGIITGIFTATEAAAFASLYTVIVGMFYYKTLKVKDFPKIFVDTLTLSSLSLFALAAANALGELMSYYQLSAWAEQFFANNIDSKWIFLLIIIAFFLFVGTFMDAIPAMILFIPVILPVALSFDISPILLGIVTIMTLAVGLVTPPYGLCLLLAAKIGKLPIERSFKSVVPYITVVVVVLLVVAFIPGVAFYIPEMINPNLF
- a CDS encoding TRAP transporter small permease, which translates into the protein MLIKLLEKIQLTIGVLFLLTFFITIVIQVVTRFMGVSAVWTEEVATYSFIWSVFMGASVMLNRREHFQFDFLLKKLKGKGKDSLYLINDIILLVFSFAIFYFGIEAVQSFWNYNWVSLPQLKMGYVWISVPIMGGTMVIYTLAHIYRNVRNFNTKEVAE
- the dctP gene encoding TRAP transporter substrate-binding protein, whose amino-acid sequence is MKKTIALFVVGMMSLVLAACGGNGEEANGQSGDGGKIKIVAAHNQTSPENPYQIGMEEFKKAAESSDANIEVEVHAGTLGTSESELVEKLKLGGADVVLVSPGFMSKTGIKEIDLFALPYVFDSYDHWEKVVDGEIGNQMADIINKKSNNDFKLLGYWTAGVRHYYGKKPLNSLEDIEGLKYRTQTSGAVANYWEETGAVPTSVAWGELYQALQQGVVDAAENAYPYFVQQNHHKTENGKYITETGHDYTTRFLLINGKKFDSYTEEQKQAVMDAAKAAVKKEREALYTQEEEYKQKAIDEGAEVNQIDRQPFIDLAKPIQDKTAEEVGVTDMLEKIREMK
- a CDS encoding bifunctional 4-hydroxy-2-oxoglutarate aldolase/2-dehydro-3-deoxy-phosphogluconate aldolase, translated to MSTLEKIKQAKIIPVIRKTNEDNILPICEALVRGGIQAVEITAETPNASNLIKLVNQKLGDRLILGAGTVLDPETARQMISAGAEFIVSPTLKVETIQLSARYGIPCIPGAFTPTEMVTAYEAGASMVKVFPANTLGPDYIKNIHGPLPHISLMATGGITFNNMMDYFNHGAEVVGIGSQLVNVKELKTDTDFHHLEQRAKDFTKKISLIPASIG
- the hxlB gene encoding 6-phospho-3-hexuloisomerase; the protein is MKQTIHTVSYEVSQVLSQVNEGEAESFSKAIQHASRIFIAGEGRSGLMGKAFAMRLMHGGYQVFVIGETITPNIEKDDLLVVISGSGSTNSLSHYAVSAKEAGAEVALVTTNAQSKIAEVSDQLLVVPAATKKRRLEEPETIQPLGNQFDQSVHLLLDSIIIYTLEQTNEASYEEMTSRHANLE
- the hxlA gene encoding 3-hexulose-6-phosphate synthase, with amino-acid sequence MNLQLALDRLDEETCLHLIEETYESIDWIEVGTGVIKEYGMEIIRKIRIAYPSCTIVADMKTCDAGRHEAAQAFEAGADITTVMAFSADQTISDTLKVARKFSGRIMVDLLGVQDQLRIHELANLGVDLVSLHFGKDMQEQGGFDVSAFQLTKDYPDLDVAVAGGINEDILSNILTHQPDAVIVGSAITKSSNPKQTAIRMKERMNEYEADDSHGVI
- a CDS encoding sugar kinase; this translates as MKDVMTMGDAMITFDPSHNGPMRYSTSFERKAGGAEFNFAIGCARLGLKTGWVSRLGNDEFGKYIRNFARGEGIDVSSVKLMDNYSTSLNFKEILEDGSGRTFYYREKSPTETLTEHTVDSQAFRNVRLFHVTGVFAAISPEKNINLMKRAITIAKDQGALISFDPNIRLKLWSKEEANYWLTQLLPYIDIMLTGTEEADILLGENEPEKIIQACKRFGILSVAVKKGAEGAIAHHDGQTLSMPAVPPSKVVDTVGAGDGFDAGFVYGLLNKWSLKRTLHFANTIGSMVVSVYGDNEGLPELEDVQVKLGEKEYVER